The Rhodanobacter sp. LX-99 genome segment ACATCGCGGTGTCGCCGGCCTATCGCAGCAAGCCGGTGGGTTTCGACAGCGCGGACTTCGTCAACCTGGCGGTGGGGCTGGATACCGAGTTGTCGCCCGAGGCGCTGAACGACTGGCTGCACGCGCTGGAGGATCGCCAGGGCCGCCGCCGCGACGTGCCGCGCTATTCGGACCGCACGCTGGACGTCGACATCGTGTTCTACGACGCGCTGGTGCTCGACGGTCCGGGCCACCTGCAGATTCCGCGCAAGGAGCTGCAGCACGCGTTCGTGCTGCGGCCGATCGCCGACATCGCACCAGAGTTCCGGCATCCCGTCGGCGGGTTGAGCATGGCCGAGTTGTGGGCGGCGTTTCCGGCCGGAAGCGAGCCGCTGCAGGTCGAATCGCTGCCGGACTGAGCACTGTCGCACGCGCGCGGCGGGTGCTAGAAAGAGCGCACTCGCGATCCACGGATGAAGGGAGACACGCATGGCCGGTAAATTTGCACGCAGTTGGGCGTTGTTGAAGGCGAGCGCGGCGGTGCTGCGTTCGGACAAGTCGTTGCTGGTGTTTCCGTTGCTCTCGGGGCTGTGCACGCTGCTGGTGGCGGCGAGTTTCCTGATCCCGGTCGGCGTGATGGTGATCGGCAACCAGCACGCCGGCGAGCAGTTCGAGCAGGGCATGTCCGCGGGTGTCTACCTGCTGATGTTCGGCTTCTACTTGGTGCAGTACTTCGTGATCATCTTTTTCCAGACCGCGCTGACCGGCGTGGCGCTGATGCACCTGCGCGGCGAGCCGACCAGCGTAGGCACCGGCTTCGCGCTGGCCCGCGCGAAGCTGCCGCAGATCCTCGGCTACGCGCTGATTGCCGCCACTGTCGGCCTGCTGCTGCGGATGATCCAGGAGCGCCTCGGCCTGATCGGCCGGCTGGTGGTCGGCTTCATCGGCCTGGCCTGGACCGTGGCCACCTTCCTGGTGGTGCCGATCCTGGCCAGCCAGGACGTGGGCCCGGTCGACGCGGTCAAGCGCAGCGTGGAGCTGCTCAGGCGCAGCTGGGGCGAGAACCTGATCGGCAACGGCGGCATCGGCGTGGTGTTCGGCCTGCTGATGGTGCTGGCGGTGCTGCTCGGCGCGGTCCTGATCGGCGGCGCGGTCGCGTTGCAGTCGGCCGTGGCGATCGTGCTGGCGGTGGCCGTGGTGGTGCTCGGGCTGACCCTGCTCGGCCTGGTCCAGGCGTCGCTGCAGGGCATTTACTCGGCCGCGCTGTACCGCTACGCGGAAGCGGGCGAGGCCAGCGTCGGCTTCGACCAGGCGCTGCTGCAGCAGGCCTTCGCGCCGAAGAAGAAATAGCCGCGAGCCGCGAAACTCACACCGACAACGTGCGTCCGCCGTCCACGCGAATGATTTGCCCGGTGACATACGGCGCATCGCGCAGCAGCCACAGCACCGCGCCGGCGACATCCTCGGGCGTACCGGCATGCTGCAGCGGCGTGCGCGCCAGCATCGTCTGCTGGTCGGCGTACGGCTTGCCGTCGCTGGGCCACAGCACGGCGCCGGGCGCCACGCCGTTGACGCGGATCTCCGGGCCCAGCTCCAGCGCCAGCGAGCGGGTCATCGCGGCCAGCGCGGCTTTCGCCATGCAGTACAGCGGGTGCTCCGCCAGCGGCCGCTCGGCGTAGATGTCGACCATGTTGACGATGCCGCCGCGCGCTTCGCGCAGCGCCGGGATCGCCGCCTGGCTGAGGAAGAACGGCGCCTGCGCGTTGGAGGCGAACAACGCGTCCCACTGCTGCGGCGTCGCCGTGCCCAGCGGCGTGGGGAAGAACGCCGAGGCGTTGTTGACCAGCGCGTCGAGCCGGCCGTAGTGCGCCAGTAGCTGTTCGATCATCGCCGGCAAGGCGGGCAGGTCGGCCAGTTCGGCCTGCAGCAGCAAGGTGCTGCCGCGGCGTTGCCGTTCCAGTTCGTCGGCCAGCGCACGGGCGTCGTCGGCGGAATGGCGGTAGTGCAGCGCCAGGTCGTAGCCGGCCGCGTGCAGCGCGCGCGCGGTTACCGCGCCGACGCGACGGCCGGCGCCGGTGATCAGCGCGACGGGGCGATCATGGCGTGGCGGCATGGGGCGACTCCGGCGGATATTCAGGTTCCAGCTTGCCGCAAAGCCCGCGTCGCGTCATCCGGCGCAACGCTCAGTCGGCGCCGGGTTTGCGTGGCTTCTTGTTGGCGGCCTTGCGTGCGGTACGGGCCACCTTGCGGGCGGCGCCGGCCACGGCCTTGTCGACCAGGCTGTCCACTACACGGCGGCGGGGCTTTGCTTTCGGCGTATCGGCATCGTTGCCCTCGAGCGCGACCTCGCCCTCGAACATGTCGATCGCGGTGCCGGCGACCTGCCCGGTGTCGTAGTACGCGTAGGCGCCCACGCCGAGTGCGCCGATCACCGGCAACCAGCGCGAGACGCCCTTGCTGAGCGTGCGCCGGGTCAGCTTGACGCCGACCTGTT includes the following:
- the folK gene encoding 2-amino-4-hydroxy-6-hydroxymethyldihydropteridine diphosphokinase; protein product: MARAYLSLGSNVEPRRHLPAAIAALRERFGDIAVSPAYRSKPVGFDSADFVNLAVGLDTELSPEALNDWLHALEDRQGRRRDVPRYSDRTLDVDIVFYDALVLDGPGHLQIPRKELQHAFVLRPIADIAPEFRHPVGGLSMAELWAAFPAGSEPLQVESLPD
- a CDS encoding DUF6159 family protein, which translates into the protein MAGKFARSWALLKASAAVLRSDKSLLVFPLLSGLCTLLVAASFLIPVGVMVIGNQHAGEQFEQGMSAGVYLLMFGFYLVQYFVIIFFQTALTGVALMHLRGEPTSVGTGFALARAKLPQILGYALIAATVGLLLRMIQERLGLIGRLVVGFIGLAWTVATFLVVPILASQDVGPVDAVKRSVELLRRSWGENLIGNGGIGVVFGLLMVLAVLLGAVLIGGAVALQSAVAIVLAVAVVVLGLTLLGLVQASLQGIYSAALYRYAEAGEASVGFDQALLQQAFAPKKK
- a CDS encoding pteridine reductase → MPPRHDRPVALITGAGRRVGAVTARALHAAGYDLALHYRHSADDARALADELERQRRGSTLLLQAELADLPALPAMIEQLLAHYGRLDALVNNASAFFPTPLGTATPQQWDALFASNAQAPFFLSQAAIPALREARGGIVNMVDIYAERPLAEHPLYCMAKAALAAMTRSLALELGPEIRVNGVAPGAVLWPSDGKPYADQQTMLARTPLQHAGTPEDVAGAVLWLLRDAPYVTGQIIRVDGGRTLSV